The DNA sequence GAAAGCAGAGGTTATATCCGGATCATTTAATAACAACTCCACGCATCGATCGATATCGTATCCCGTACAAAAAGGAGCGGTGGGCTGCATAGTTACTACAATATCGATCTTCCCCCCCTCTTGGGCTTCTACGAACTCAACCGCATGCCGCGTAACCCATTCTGACGGACAATCTTCGGCAAGCTTAGGGGGGCGGGTAAACGGGACTTCTGCGCCATATTCCAGGGATATCCTCTTGATCTCCGGGTGGTCGGTCGAGACAATAACCCTGTTTAAATACTTGCTGCCAAGGGCCGCCTTGATCATATAAGAAACAAGCGGTTTGCCTCCTAAGAGAGCTATGTTCTTAAAAGGCACCCTTTTAGACCCTCCCCTGGCGTGAATAACGCCGATCATGCCGCTCTTCCCATCCTTCCCTTTTACCATTTATACCGTACCTCGCTATTTGATTTATAGTTTCGCAAAGCATAAAGGTTATCGTAGACCTTCTTAAATGCCTTGACCACGTCTTCCATATCATGGCGCGTATTCGGGCGGTTAATATGATAGAACCATATAAAACTTTCGCTCAAAAGTTCCTCTGCAACCGGACAATCGCCCTGCTTATATTGTATTTTGCGGCGATAGCTATGGCATGACCACGGACAGTTATTGAGCCCATACGCGACTTTTTTCAGGAATATCGGGTTCTCATACATCGTCTTCAGGTATCCTGAACCGACCGGGATGCCTTCAGCCCTCAAGGCGGCTAAAATATTGCTTCTTTCAACGCCCGTGGCATGCGCGTCATAACACATTGCTAAAACGTGGGGAACTACGCCCTTTTCATGGCGCGGGACCCGTATTCCCTGGAAATGCTCCAAAGATTTGATAAGAAAACTCGCGTTTTCGGTGCGAATACGGTTATTCTTGTCTAATTTCTTGAGTTGGGCGACGCCGACGGCGGCAGTCAGCTCTGTCATCCGGTAATTCATGCCTACTATATTCACAAGATCATCCTTGCCCCATGATGCGTCAGGGATCGATTCTCCGTGATTCCTTATAAGACGGACGCGTTTAGCCATGGCCGGGTCCTTTGTAACGACCATTCCGCCTTCGCCCGTAGTGATGTTCTTCGTCTCCTGAAAACTAAATACGCCCAAATCCCCGATCGTCCCGACATACTTACCTTTATATTTCGTACCGGGAGCCTGCGCGCAATCTTCAATGACTTTAAGTCGGCGCGCCTTCGCGATCCGCATGATCGAATCCATATCGGCCGCCCGCCCCAAAAGGTGCACTACTAATATCGCCTTTGTCTTTGAAGTCAGAGCCCGTTTGATCTTTTCAGGATCCAAACAAAATGTGTTTGGATCTACATCAACAAATACCGGGATCGAGTTCATGCCGAGGATACTCAGCGCCGTAGCGTTAAATGACATGCCGGTAGTAATAACCTCGTCTCCGGGCCCCATACCGCACGCCCCCAATGCGGAAACAAGTCCCGACGTGGCAGAGTTGACGGAGATAGCAAACGGGACCTTGAACCGTCGTGCAAATGCGGCTTCGAACTTCCGCACCATTTTGCCTCCTAAAAAACTAAAATATTGGCCTTCGTGCTTCTCGGCTTCAACCGAACCCATCACCAGGAGGCTCTTGATATCCTTTGAAGGGCTTCCCATGAACCGCGAGAGCTCTTTGTCCTTAAGGACCTTGTTGACGTACCGGCGTTCATCCCCGTCAATTATAACCGGCGACATAAAAGGCTTTTTACGTACCGGAGTGCCGCCGAATAACGCTAATTGTGACATATATCTGCCTTTCCTGTTTTTTTAGCTAATACTACCAAGCGATCGGCTCTCTTGATATCTAACGATGTGCATTCGAGCATCGTAATATTGTAGATCTTATAGATTGCCTTTCTTAAAAAAGCGTTTTTTATGCGGCCCAGCCCAAAAGGTAACAGCTCTGTCGGGTTTTCCCCGAAAATCTTCACG is a window from the Candidatus Omnitrophota bacterium genome containing:
- a CDS encoding acylneuraminate cytidylyltransferase family protein encodes the protein MVKGKDGKSGMIGVIHARGGSKRVPFKNIALLGGKPLVSYMIKAALGSKYLNRVIVSTDHPEIKRISLEYGAEVPFTRPPKLAEDCPSEWVTRHAVEFVEAQEGGKIDIVVTMQPTAPFCTGYDIDRCVELLLNDPDITSAFSAKVITERPEWMFLFKENSRADLFLKGEIKGGRGISQELPKLAIPNGGIYATRRDTLFDEGVIISKRTAVHIMPFEKSVDIDEAIDLEFANLLMKKQAQNK
- a CDS encoding DegT/DnrJ/EryC1/StrS family aminotransferase, with the translated sequence MSQLALFGGTPVRKKPFMSPVIIDGDERRYVNKVLKDKELSRFMGSPSKDIKSLLVMGSVEAEKHEGQYFSFLGGKMVRKFEAAFARRFKVPFAISVNSATSGLVSALGACGMGPGDEVITTGMSFNATALSILGMNSIPVFVDVDPNTFCLDPEKIKRALTSKTKAILVVHLLGRAADMDSIMRIAKARRLKVIEDCAQAPGTKYKGKYVGTIGDLGVFSFQETKNITTGEGGMVVTKDPAMAKRVRLIRNHGESIPDASWGKDDLVNIVGMNYRMTELTAAVGVAQLKKLDKNNRIRTENASFLIKSLEHFQGIRVPRHEKGVVPHVLAMCYDAHATGVERSNILAALRAEGIPVGSGYLKTMYENPIFLKKVAYGLNNCPWSCHSYRRKIQYKQGDCPVAEELLSESFIWFYHINRPNTRHDMEDVVKAFKKVYDNLYALRNYKSNSEVRYKW